One Mycolicibacterium goodii genomic region harbors:
- a CDS encoding M18 family aminopeptidase — protein MAASPQSLCEFIDASPSPFHVCATAARRLRDAGYTELAETDSWPAAGKFFTVRAGSLVAWRADAGHAPFRIVGGHTDSPNLRVKQRPDRVVAGWQVVALQPYGGAWLNSWLDRDLGISGRLSLRNDNATDGIEHRLVRIDDPILRVPQLAIHLSEDRKGVSPDPQRHVNAVWGLGERPRSFVDFVADRAGVDARDVLGFDLMTHDLAPSAVTGADGEFVSAPRLDNQATCYAGLEAFLAAEESGYLPVLALFDHEEVGSQSDHGAQSELLPTVLERIVLAAGQSREDYLRRVAGSMVASGDMAHATHPNHPERHEPGHLIEVNAGPVLKVQPNLRYATDGRTAAAFALACDQAGVPLQRYEHRADLPCGSTIGPMTAARTGIPTVDVGAAQLAMHSAREFMGARDVAAYSAALQAFLSPG, from the coding sequence ATGGCAGCTAGCCCCCAGAGCTTGTGCGAGTTCATCGACGCGTCCCCGTCCCCGTTCCATGTGTGCGCCACCGCAGCCCGACGGTTGCGCGACGCGGGTTACACCGAACTGGCAGAGACCGACAGTTGGCCGGCGGCCGGGAAGTTCTTCACGGTGCGGGCCGGGTCACTGGTGGCGTGGCGCGCCGACGCCGGTCACGCGCCGTTCCGCATCGTCGGAGGCCACACCGACAGCCCCAACCTGCGGGTCAAGCAGCGCCCCGACCGTGTGGTGGCCGGCTGGCAGGTGGTGGCCCTGCAGCCCTACGGCGGGGCCTGGCTGAACTCGTGGCTGGACCGCGATCTCGGGATCAGCGGCAGGCTCTCGCTGCGCAACGACAACGCGACCGACGGCATCGAGCACCGTCTCGTGCGGATCGACGATCCGATCCTGCGGGTGCCACAACTGGCCATCCACCTGTCCGAGGACCGCAAAGGCGTCAGCCCGGACCCGCAGCGGCATGTCAACGCGGTGTGGGGGCTGGGGGAGCGGCCACGGTCGTTCGTCGACTTCGTCGCCGACCGCGCGGGTGTCGACGCCCGGGATGTGCTCGGGTTCGACCTCATGACCCACGACCTCGCGCCGTCGGCGGTCACCGGGGCCGACGGCGAGTTCGTCAGCGCGCCCCGACTCGACAACCAGGCCACGTGCTACGCCGGACTTGAGGCGTTCCTGGCCGCGGAAGAATCCGGCTACCTGCCCGTGCTGGCTCTGTTCGACCACGAGGAGGTCGGCTCGCAGTCCGATCACGGTGCCCAGTCCGAACTGTTGCCGACCGTGCTGGAGCGCATCGTGCTCGCGGCCGGGCAGAGCCGGGAGGATTACCTGCGGCGCGTGGCCGGTTCGATGGTCGCCTCGGGCGACATGGCACACGCGACGCACCCCAACCACCCGGAACGGCACGAGCCCGGACACCTGATCGAGGTCAACGCGGGGCCGGTGCTCAAGGTGCAGCCCAACCTGCGCTACGCCACCGACGGCCGCACGGCCGCGGCGTTCGCGCTGGCCTGCGACCAGGCCGGGGTGCCGCTGCAGCGCTACGAGCACCGCGCCGATCTGCCGTGCGGATCGACGATCGGGCCGATGACCGCGGCGCGCACCGGCATCCCCACCGTCGACGTCGGCGCGGCACAGCTCGCGATGCACTCGGCGCGCGAGTTCATGGGTGCGCGCGACGTCGCGGCGTACTCGGCGGCGCTTCAGGCGTTCTTGTCACCGGGGTGA
- a CDS encoding VOC family protein, with protein MGLSVEMVTVDCADPDALAQWWSQAVGGDVNVLAPGEFAVLVRPEGVRLGFQKVPDPTPGKNRLHLDLASEDVEAEVQRLVGLGAKQTGRHSFGPEFSWVVLADPEGNAFCIAASE; from the coding sequence ATGGGACTCTCCGTGGAAATGGTGACCGTCGACTGTGCCGACCCCGACGCGCTCGCGCAGTGGTGGTCGCAGGCTGTCGGTGGTGACGTGAACGTGCTGGCACCGGGTGAGTTCGCGGTGCTCGTGCGCCCCGAGGGTGTGCGGCTGGGCTTCCAGAAGGTGCCGGATCCGACGCCGGGCAAGAACCGCCTGCACCTCGACCTGGCGTCCGAGGACGTCGAGGCGGAGGTGCAGCGCCTCGTGGGGCTCGGTGCCAAGCAGACCGGCAGGCACAGCTTCGGCCCGGAGTTCAGCTGGGTCGTGCTGGCAGATCCCGAGGGCAACGCGTTCTGCATCGCCGCCAGCGAGTGA
- a CDS encoding thiamine pyrophosphate-requiring protein: MSQTVAEYVLERLREWHVEQVFGYPGDGINDLVAAFGKDESAGPLFVQTRHEEMAALAATGYAKFSGNVGVCMATSGPGAIHLLNGLYDAKLDHTPVVAIVGQTARSAMGGSYQQEVDLQALFSDVASDYLVEVNVASQLPNALDRAFRTARARRAPTAVVIPSDLQEQAYEPPAHAFKQVPSSAPHDAEPVLAPDPEALQDAADVLNEGSKVAILIGQGARGAAAEVEQVAELLGAGVAKALLGKDVLPDDLPYVTGSIGLLGTRPSYEMMRDCDTLLIVGTNFPYSQFLPEYGQARAVEIDIDGANIGMRYPTEVNIVADAKTTLSQLIPLLRRKDDRSWRQTVESGVAKWWETVERQSMLKADPINPMRVVWELSSRLPEYAMVAGDSGSSTNWYARCLKFTSTTSGSLSGTLATMGSAVPYAIGAKFAQPDRPVIALVGDGAMQMNGLAELLTISRYAHLWADPRMVVCVFHNNDLAHVTWELRAMGGAPKFEGSQSLPEVSYANVARAMGLRSITVDDPEQLGAAWDTALSADEPVLLDVHTDPEVPPIPPHVTYEQMKATAQAFVKDPNGWHLFAEIAKNKAAELLPHGRS; the protein is encoded by the coding sequence ATGAGCCAAACAGTCGCCGAATATGTTCTCGAACGTCTCCGCGAGTGGCACGTGGAGCAGGTGTTCGGCTACCCGGGCGACGGCATCAACGACCTCGTCGCGGCGTTCGGCAAGGACGAGTCCGCGGGCCCGTTGTTCGTGCAGACGCGGCACGAGGAGATGGCCGCGCTCGCCGCCACCGGCTACGCCAAGTTCTCCGGCAACGTCGGTGTGTGCATGGCGACATCCGGTCCCGGTGCGATCCACCTGCTCAACGGCCTCTACGACGCCAAGCTCGACCACACCCCGGTCGTGGCCATCGTGGGCCAGACAGCCCGCAGCGCGATGGGCGGCAGCTATCAGCAGGAAGTCGACCTGCAGGCGTTGTTCTCCGATGTGGCCAGCGACTATCTGGTCGAGGTCAACGTCGCGAGCCAGTTGCCCAACGCGCTGGACCGTGCCTTCCGCACGGCCCGTGCGCGTCGCGCACCGACCGCGGTGGTGATCCCGTCAGATCTGCAGGAGCAGGCCTACGAACCGCCCGCGCACGCGTTCAAGCAGGTGCCCTCGAGCGCCCCGCACGACGCCGAACCGGTGCTGGCGCCGGATCCGGAGGCGCTGCAGGATGCGGCCGATGTGCTCAACGAGGGCTCCAAGGTCGCGATCCTCATCGGGCAGGGTGCTCGCGGGGCCGCCGCCGAAGTGGAGCAGGTCGCCGAACTGCTCGGCGCGGGCGTCGCCAAGGCCCTGCTGGGCAAGGATGTCCTCCCCGATGACCTGCCGTACGTCACCGGCTCGATCGGTCTGCTCGGCACGCGGCCCAGCTACGAGATGATGCGGGACTGCGACACGCTGCTGATCGTCGGCACCAACTTCCCCTACAGCCAGTTCCTGCCCGAGTACGGGCAGGCCCGCGCGGTCGAGATCGACATCGACGGGGCCAACATCGGCATGCGGTACCCGACCGAGGTCAACATCGTCGCGGACGCGAAAACCACGTTGTCGCAACTGATTCCGCTACTGAGGCGCAAGGACGACCGGTCGTGGCGGCAGACCGTCGAATCCGGTGTCGCGAAGTGGTGGGAGACCGTCGAGCGTCAGTCGATGCTCAAGGCCGATCCGATCAACCCGATGCGCGTGGTGTGGGAACTGTCGTCCCGGTTGCCCGAATACGCGATGGTCGCCGGGGATTCGGGTTCGTCGACGAACTGGTACGCCCGGTGCCTGAAGTTCACGTCGACCACGAGCGGTTCACTGTCGGGCACGCTGGCCACGATGGGGTCGGCGGTGCCGTACGCGATCGGTGCGAAGTTCGCGCAGCCCGACCGCCCGGTGATCGCGTTGGTCGGCGACGGCGCGATGCAGATGAACGGGCTCGCCGAACTGCTCACCATCAGCCGCTACGCGCACCTGTGGGCCGATCCGCGCATGGTGGTCTGTGTGTTCCACAACAACGACCTCGCGCACGTCACCTGGGAACTGCGTGCGATGGGCGGCGCCCCGAAATTCGAGGGCTCTCAGAGCCTGCCGGAGGTGTCGTACGCCAACGTGGCCCGCGCGATGGGCCTGCGGTCCATCACCGTCGACGACCCCGAGCAGCTCGGCGCGGCCTGGGACACCGCGCTGTCGGCCGACGAGCCGGTGCTGCTCGACGTCCACACCGACCCCGAGGTGCCGCCGATCCCGCCACACGTCACATACGAGCAGATGAAGGCCACCGCCCAGGCGTTCGTGAAAGATCCCAACGGCTGGCACCTGTTCGCCGAGATCGCGAAGAACAAAGCGGCCGAACTACTTCCGCACGGCCGCTCGTGA
- a CDS encoding cation:proton antiporter — protein MLPSLIAISVVLAVWSLLSRGLQRMRLTAPMVLVLTGMAIGVTLQDKLGVTLNTDSAEHIAELILAVLLFVDATDVRGGFLGAEPKAALRLLFIAMPVGLALSVLFGLWLLPGLPWAVLLAIACIVVPIDFAPTSTLLRDTRIPERVRGLLNVEAGYNDGIVSPVFIFALVLAADNEHASTPVEALGAAVPEAIKALIAGVVVGAGLAVAANAAERRDLMTAQAKRVILVAAPLLSFGASLAVGGNGFVAAFVCGIAFNYLRRSAEFHTELELVDDLGFLMGALMWFVFGLTAVLALSSGVPLGLVVFCLLALTVVRIVPVLLAMAGSSVSWPERLLIGCLGPRGTTSIVFGLLAFNALDGVAETTVAMVLVVSVLGSVVLHGVGAPAAARAYQRQQTKLSS, from the coding sequence GTGTTGCCGTCGCTGATCGCGATCTCCGTGGTGCTCGCCGTGTGGTCGTTGCTGTCGCGCGGGCTGCAGCGAATGCGGTTGACGGCACCGATGGTGCTGGTGCTGACCGGCATGGCGATCGGCGTCACGCTGCAGGACAAGCTGGGGGTGACGCTGAACACCGACAGCGCCGAGCACATCGCCGAACTCATCCTTGCGGTGCTGTTGTTCGTCGACGCGACCGACGTCCGCGGCGGCTTCCTCGGCGCCGAACCCAAGGCCGCGCTGCGATTGCTGTTCATCGCGATGCCGGTCGGGCTGGCGCTGTCGGTGCTGTTCGGTCTGTGGCTGCTGCCGGGGCTGCCATGGGCAGTGCTGTTGGCGATCGCGTGCATCGTGGTGCCCATCGACTTCGCGCCGACGTCGACGCTGCTGCGTGACACGCGGATCCCGGAGCGTGTGCGGGGCCTGCTCAACGTGGAAGCCGGCTACAACGACGGCATCGTCTCGCCGGTGTTCATCTTCGCGCTGGTGCTGGCCGCCGACAACGAGCACGCGTCGACCCCTGTGGAGGCGCTCGGCGCGGCCGTGCCGGAGGCGATCAAGGCCCTGATCGCAGGCGTCGTCGTCGGCGCTGGGCTCGCGGTGGCGGCCAACGCCGCCGAACGGCGCGACCTCATGACCGCGCAGGCCAAACGCGTCATCCTGGTCGCCGCCCCGTTGCTGTCGTTCGGCGCGAGCCTGGCCGTCGGCGGCAACGGCTTCGTCGCGGCGTTCGTCTGCGGCATCGCGTTCAACTACCTGCGCCGTTCCGCGGAGTTCCACACCGAACTCGAGCTGGTCGACGACCTCGGCTTCCTGATGGGGGCGCTGATGTGGTTCGTGTTCGGGTTGACCGCCGTGCTGGCGCTCAGCTCGGGTGTGCCGCTGGGGCTCGTGGTGTTCTGCCTGCTCGCGCTGACCGTGGTGCGCATCGTCCCGGTGCTGCTGGCCATGGCGGGCTCGTCCGTGAGCTGGCCGGAGCGCCTGCTGATCGGCTGCCTCGGACCGCGCGGCACCACCTCGATCGTGTTCGGCCTGCTCGCGTTCAACGCGCTGGACGGAGTGGCGGAGACCACGGTCGCGATGGTGCTGGTGGTGTCGGTGCTCGGCAGTGTCGTGCTGCACGGCGTCGGCGCGCCCGCGGCTGCCCGCGCCTACCAGAGGCAACAAACTAAACTGTCCTCGTGA
- the purL gene encoding phosphoribosylformylglycinamidine synthase subunit PurL: MTSELTHQTDTVERAAATPDQPQPYRELGLKDDEYQRIREILGRRPTDAELAMYSVMWSEHCSYKSSKVHLRYFGETTTEQMRAGMLAGIGENAGVVDIGDGWAVTFKVESHNHPSYVEPYQGAATGVGGIVRDIMAMGARPVAVMDQLRFGAADAPDTRRVLDGVVRGIGGYGNSLGLPNIGGETVFDASYAGNPLVNALCVGALRKEDLHLAFASGTGNKIILFGARTGLDGIGGVSVLASDTFAGDESGAGRKKLPSVQVGDPFTEKVLIECCLELYAAGLVVGIQDLGGAGLSCATSELASAGDGGMHIELDKVPLRAANMTPAEVLSSESQERMCAVVTPENVEAFLAVCRKWEVLATVIGEVTDGDRLQITWHGETVVDVPPRTVAHEGPVYERPVERPASQDALIADTSAKLPRPSTGDELKATLLAMLGSPHLCSRAFITEQYDRYVRGNTVLAEHADGGVLRIDETTGRGIAVSTDASGRYTQLDPYTGAQLALAEAYRNVAVTGATPVAVTNCLNFGSPEDPGVMWQFSQAVRGLADGCAALGIPVTGGNVSFYNQTGSTPILPTPVVGVLGVIDDVRRRIPTGLGTEPGETLLLLGDTHDEFDGSIWAQVTADHLGGVPPKVDLDREKLLAEVLTAASRDGLVSAAHDLSEGGLIQAVVEAALAGETGCRIILPEDADPFVTLFSESSGRVLVAVPRTEESRFRSMCEARGLPVTRIGVVDQGSDAVEVQGQFTVGLSELRSTSEGVLPRLFG; encoded by the coding sequence GTGACGTCGGAGCTCACTCACCAGACAGATACCGTTGAGCGGGCAGCCGCCACCCCCGATCAGCCCCAGCCCTACCGCGAACTGGGCCTCAAGGACGACGAGTACCAGCGGATTCGCGAGATCCTGGGCAGGCGCCCGACCGACGCCGAACTGGCGATGTACTCGGTGATGTGGAGTGAGCACTGCTCCTACAAGTCCTCGAAGGTGCACCTGCGCTACTTCGGTGAGACCACCACCGAGCAGATGCGCGCGGGCATGCTGGCCGGTATCGGCGAGAACGCCGGCGTGGTCGACATCGGTGACGGCTGGGCTGTGACCTTCAAGGTCGAATCGCACAACCACCCGTCCTACGTCGAGCCCTACCAGGGCGCGGCGACCGGCGTGGGCGGCATCGTGCGCGACATCATGGCGATGGGTGCGCGCCCGGTCGCGGTCATGGACCAGCTGCGGTTCGGTGCGGCCGACGCCCCTGACACCCGGCGCGTGCTCGATGGTGTGGTGCGCGGCATCGGCGGTTACGGCAATTCGCTGGGCCTGCCGAACATCGGCGGTGAAACGGTGTTCGACGCGTCCTATGCGGGCAACCCTCTGGTCAACGCGCTGTGCGTCGGCGCGCTGCGCAAGGAGGATCTGCACCTGGCGTTCGCGTCCGGTACCGGTAACAAGATCATTCTGTTCGGGGCGCGCACCGGTCTGGACGGTATCGGCGGTGTGTCGGTGCTGGCGAGCGATACGTTCGCGGGCGACGAGAGCGGCGCGGGCCGCAAGAAGCTGCCGAGCGTGCAGGTGGGTGACCCGTTCACCGAGAAGGTGCTCATCGAGTGCTGCCTCGAGCTCTACGCCGCCGGCCTCGTGGTCGGCATCCAGGATCTCGGCGGTGCCGGATTGTCGTGCGCCACATCCGAACTGGCCTCCGCCGGGGACGGCGGCATGCACATCGAGCTGGACAAGGTGCCGCTGCGCGCGGCGAACATGACCCCGGCCGAGGTGCTCTCCAGCGAGTCGCAGGAACGCATGTGCGCGGTGGTCACACCCGAGAACGTCGAGGCGTTTTTGGCGGTGTGCCGTAAGTGGGAGGTGCTGGCCACCGTCATCGGCGAGGTCACCGACGGTGACCGCCTGCAGATCACCTGGCACGGCGAGACCGTGGTCGACGTGCCGCCGCGCACCGTGGCGCACGAGGGCCCGGTGTACGAGCGCCCCGTTGAGCGGCCCGCGAGCCAGGATGCCCTGATCGCCGACACCTCGGCGAAGCTGCCGCGTCCGAGCACCGGCGATGAACTCAAGGCGACGTTGCTGGCCATGCTGGGTAGCCCGCACCTGTGCAGCCGCGCATTCATCACCGAGCAGTACGACCGCTACGTGCGCGGCAACACCGTGCTGGCCGAACACGCCGACGGAGGTGTGCTGCGCATCGACGAGACCACGGGTCGCGGCATCGCGGTGTCCACCGACGCGTCGGGCCGCTACACCCAGCTCGATCCGTACACCGGCGCGCAGTTGGCGCTGGCCGAGGCCTACCGCAATGTCGCGGTCACCGGCGCCACCCCGGTCGCGGTGACCAACTGCCTCAACTTCGGGTCGCCCGAGGATCCCGGTGTCATGTGGCAGTTCAGTCAGGCCGTGCGCGGCCTCGCCGACGGCTGTGCCGCACTCGGCATTCCGGTGACCGGCGGCAACGTCAGCTTCTACAACCAGACCGGCAGCACTCCGATCCTGCCGACCCCGGTGGTCGGTGTGCTCGGCGTGATCGACGACGTGAGGCGCCGCATCCCCACGGGTCTGGGCACCGAGCCCGGTGAGACGCTGCTGCTGCTCGGTGACACCCACGACGAGTTCGACGGGTCCATCTGGGCCCAGGTCACCGCCGACCACCTCGGCGGCGTACCGCCGAAGGTGGATCTGGACCGCGAGAAGTTGTTGGCCGAGGTGCTCACCGCGGCCTCACGCGACGGATTGGTCTCGGCCGCACATGATCTCAGTGAGGGCGGGTTGATCCAGGCAGTGGTGGAGGCCGCGCTGGCCGGCGAGACCGGGTGCCGGATCATCCTGCCGGAGGATGCCGACCCATTTGTGACGCTGTTCTCCGAGTCGTCGGGCCGTGTACTGGTCGCGGTGCCGCGCACCGAGGAGAGCCGGTTCCGGTCGATGTGCGAGGCCAGGGGACTTCCCGTGACGCGGATCGGTGTGGTCGATCAGGGCAGTGACGCGGTCGAGGTCCAGGGCCAGTTCACCGTCGGACTGTCCGAGCTGCGGAGCACGTCGGAAGGTGTCCTGCCCAGGCTGTTCGGGTGA
- a CDS encoding alpha/beta hydrolase → MIEEHFDTRRHPLLRWAWSLLRLDFVGIAFGALFFCLSLTPSLLPRDWLFAGLIGGVNAAIGYGIGVVVGKALYRFALRNRSWWPPAGPVLRWAKTLVVGGSAAACVLMLIPAAAWQRQVSALMGMEGPATLGYLRTAVLAAAVAGALIATARVLRDAVRQVAKVLIRRLHLHREVAQFIGTVIVVVLVVTLVNGVLYRGFLAGASSVFQPQNSTTREGVSQPTEPERSGSPASFAPWDTLGYQGRNFVATGPRPDELEEVNGRAAPEPIRVYVGLQSADTDEQRIALLLSELERTRAFDREVLVIVPTTGTGWVNPVAARAIELMYNGDTALVGMQYSYLPSWISFLGDREKSMQTGRIMIDAIQSRWERLPPEHRPKLVLYGESLGSMAGQGAFDWLPDIARKGFSSVLWVGPPNASPLWHGLTVRRDPGTPEVRPRYDNGRTVRFSEAADPAQIARDTADPWEGTRVLFLQHPSDPIVWWSTDLLFSRPDWLVEPPGGDRTASMRWYPIITFWQVAADMTNASSVPAGHGHNYGESVLDGWAAVAPPAAWTPEDTERIRVALQKTSANDGPEY, encoded by the coding sequence GTGATCGAGGAGCACTTCGACACGCGCCGTCATCCTCTGCTGCGCTGGGCCTGGAGCCTGCTGCGGCTCGATTTCGTCGGTATCGCCTTCGGAGCGCTCTTCTTCTGTCTGTCCCTGACGCCGTCGTTGCTCCCGCGCGACTGGCTGTTCGCCGGTCTGATCGGCGGTGTCAACGCCGCCATCGGATACGGGATCGGCGTGGTTGTCGGAAAAGCGCTGTACCGCTTCGCGCTTCGCAATCGCTCGTGGTGGCCGCCGGCAGGCCCGGTGCTCAGGTGGGCCAAGACGCTGGTGGTCGGCGGGTCCGCCGCGGCGTGCGTGCTGATGCTGATCCCCGCCGCGGCGTGGCAACGTCAGGTATCGGCCCTCATGGGCATGGAGGGCCCGGCAACCCTGGGATACCTGCGCACCGCGGTCCTCGCGGCCGCTGTCGCAGGAGCGTTGATCGCGACGGCCCGCGTGCTGCGCGACGCGGTGCGCCAGGTCGCGAAGGTGCTCATCCGCCGGCTGCACCTGCACCGTGAGGTCGCGCAGTTCATCGGTACGGTGATCGTGGTCGTGCTGGTGGTCACCCTGGTCAACGGCGTGCTGTACCGAGGCTTCCTTGCCGGCGCCAGCAGCGTGTTCCAGCCTCAGAACTCCACCACCCGGGAGGGCGTGAGCCAGCCGACCGAACCCGAAAGATCGGGCAGCCCGGCCTCTTTCGCGCCGTGGGACACACTGGGATACCAGGGCCGCAACTTCGTCGCGACCGGGCCGCGACCCGACGAGCTCGAAGAGGTCAACGGCAGGGCGGCCCCCGAGCCCATCCGGGTGTACGTGGGGCTGCAGAGCGCCGACACCGACGAACAGCGGATCGCGCTGCTGCTCAGTGAACTTGAGCGCACCCGCGCCTTCGACCGGGAGGTGTTGGTGATCGTGCCGACCACGGGAACCGGCTGGGTGAACCCGGTGGCCGCGCGCGCCATCGAGCTGATGTACAACGGCGACACCGCGCTGGTGGGCATGCAGTATTCGTATCTGCCGAGCTGGATTTCGTTCCTGGGGGACCGGGAGAAGTCGATGCAGACCGGGCGGATAATGATCGACGCGATCCAATCCCGTTGGGAGCGGCTACCGCCCGAGCACAGACCGAAACTCGTGCTCTACGGCGAGAGTCTCGGGTCGATGGCCGGGCAGGGCGCGTTCGACTGGCTGCCCGACATCGCGCGCAAGGGCTTCTCGTCGGTGCTGTGGGTGGGCCCGCCCAACGCGAGCCCGCTTTGGCACGGGCTGACGGTGCGGCGCGATCCGGGGACCCCCGAGGTGCGCCCACGTTACGACAACGGGCGTACGGTACGGTTCTCCGAGGCCGCCGATCCGGCTCAGATCGCCAGGGACACCGCGGATCCGTGGGAGGGCACGCGTGTGCTGTTCCTGCAGCACCCTTCCGACCCGATCGTGTGGTGGTCGACGGACCTGCTGTTCTCGCGTCCCGACTGGCTGGTCGAACCACCCGGCGGAGACCGCACGGCGTCGATGCGGTGGTATCCGATCATCACGTTCTGGCAGGTGGCTGCCGACATGACGAACGCGTCCAGCGTGCCGGCCGGGCACGGTCACAACTACGGCGAGTCGGTGCTCGACGGCTGGGCCGCGGTGGCGCCGCCTGCCGCGTGGACGCCCGAGGACACCGAACGCATCCGTGTCGCGCTGCAGAAGACGTCCGCCAACGACGGACCCGAATACTGA